The following are encoded in a window of Telmatobacter sp. DSM 110680 genomic DNA:
- a CDS encoding cytochrome C oxidase subunit IV family protein, translating into MSAPHDKDFESIEEHEHEHHIVSPRIYLAIVGILLVMTATTVGVSYIDLGLFNPIVALAIAAFKMVLVVLFFMHVKYSTKLTKLTVGAGLFTFLILIGMTLSDYFTRAWGRW; encoded by the coding sequence ATGAGTGCACCGCACGACAAAGACTTTGAATCCATCGAGGAGCACGAGCACGAACACCACATCGTCAGCCCGCGGATTTACCTGGCGATTGTGGGCATACTCCTGGTGATGACCGCCACAACTGTGGGCGTCTCTTACATCGATCTGGGGCTCTTCAACCCCATCGTTGCGCTGGCGATTGCCGCCTTCAAGATGGTCCTGGTCGTTCTCTTCTTCATGCACGTGAAGTACTCGACGAAGCTCACCAAACTCACCGTGGGCGCCGGACTATTCACCTTTCTCATCCTGATCGGCATGACCCTCTCCGACTACTTCACGCGCGCGTGGGGTCGCTGGTAG
- a CDS encoding choice-of-anchor D domain-containing protein: protein MSSIAIDPADATGNRVYVGTTGGGVWLSQNAGTAGSVVFTPLTDAPAGFNAVRYASISIGAISVQPGSTGVILAGTGDPNDALDSYYGAGVLRSPDGGATWTVMSHTADQMFSFQGEGFAGFAWSTVNPQVVVAAVSQSYESTLVSAQLFGVSYAGLYYSSDAGATWSLASINDSPGQDVQGPQDLFASPNGNSATAVVWNAARRLFIAAVRFHGYYQSSDGVTWTRMAAQPGSGMTAQMCPTNPGAIGSLACPVFRGALAVNPFTGDTFAWTVDVNNQDQGLWQDACSLSNGMCSNQAVAFSQRWSTASLETNTSLGSATIANGDYDLVLAAVPAQQDTMLLAGANDLWRCSLAMGCTWRNTTNATTCMSAQVAPYQHAVAWNISDPEEIFIGNDSGLWRSTDAIGETGSVCSSADSSHFQNLNTGIGSLAEVESMSQVENSPYTMMAGFGANGTAGVKSTTGPTGEWPQILSGEGGPVAIDGNDPVRWYVNNSAGVSIYSCAQTGDCTSGDFGSAPVVNDADVAGDGYTMTSPAPFIVDPLDSTQLLIGTCRLWRGPVDGSSWTGANAISRILDGVSGLSYCSGDALIRTVSALPLSNGSEVIYAGMHGAMDCGATLGGHIFNATYSPNGSSMPAWQDLTLNPVLNDQVRFNYYGLNVSSIFIDPHDATGNTVYVTIEGAEDSLHAIRIIYGTTDGGAHWSELTSNLPHSPANAVVVDPQDANTVYIATDEGVYSTRQIASCSDGPSNCWSVFGTGLPFAPVVQLSASSPTSLPNVLVAGTYGRGIWQLPLWTSGSQLTTASTQPGSVTFASQPVGTTSSAESITLTNTGGIALAVSTIAATTNFGETDNCTGHAVSAGGSCLIQVAFTPGGAGNLTGQLTISANVSGGQIVIPLSGSGASSGVVTALPGTLSFGQVQIGTTSPALPVTVENSSNASIAVASITVAPPFVLAANSCGSSLAANSDCALSVTFAPTQAGNATGTLTIVDGAGTQTVIVSGTGANAANDALSSTSLSFPATASGQQSAAQLVTLTNSGDMALTSIVVTLGAGFQQSNTCGTQLTGNASCAIAVVFAPTTIGNVSGSLSVSDAIRTQTISLSGVGLQPPAISVIPAQLTFPAQQTGQASSPLTLTITNTGGAIMSSVGFQISGQSASSFSWGASTCGATLSSGSSCTVQVGFTPVTAGSLTAALVVTSSTLNVAPVQVPLSGVGQAASGIVISPAQMFFTQSTLGQASSTQAATITNTSTVTATGLTFSVSSSFALVQNTCGSTLAAGTACSAGVVFIPTANGVVTGALTVSSSAFVTAASVSLTGAGGAAGSMQVQPTALSFPSTGVGNNSAPLMVTLTNNGSMPLAGVTLAASSQFQMGSTNCGASLAVGASCTAQVEFVPSSAGQQTGNLTVSSATLATPVMVSLSGMGFDFSLSSTGESSQTVASGQTAIYNLNLATMSGSSGNFTFACGSLPANSACTFNPASESVSGNSTGSAKAQIATGFSAASSRNAGPSARLPRSLLFACGLLLLPLAVRRRFRGVFFMTILLLAPFGISSCAGAGGGSSGAPPISANKNTPAGTYSVVVTATANGLSHKITLTLTVD, encoded by the coding sequence GTGTCCTCTATCGCCATCGATCCTGCCGACGCTACGGGGAACCGCGTGTATGTGGGCACGACCGGCGGTGGAGTTTGGCTTTCGCAGAACGCGGGCACTGCCGGCTCGGTGGTCTTTACGCCGCTTACGGACGCTCCAGCAGGCTTCAACGCTGTGCGCTACGCCTCCATCAGCATCGGTGCGATTTCGGTTCAGCCCGGCAGCACGGGAGTCATCCTTGCCGGAACCGGCGACCCCAACGATGCACTTGATTCTTACTACGGGGCCGGAGTGTTGCGTTCTCCAGATGGCGGCGCCACTTGGACGGTGATGTCGCATACCGCAGACCAGATGTTTTCGTTTCAGGGCGAGGGCTTTGCAGGTTTCGCATGGAGCACCGTCAATCCACAAGTGGTTGTGGCTGCGGTTTCACAGTCTTATGAAAGCACGCTGGTCAGCGCGCAGCTTTTCGGCGTCAGCTACGCGGGACTCTACTACTCGAGTGATGCGGGCGCTACCTGGTCGCTGGCGAGCATCAACGATTCACCGGGACAGGACGTTCAAGGGCCACAGGATCTTTTCGCTTCTCCGAATGGGAACTCGGCTACGGCGGTTGTCTGGAATGCTGCTCGGCGCTTATTCATCGCGGCAGTTCGTTTTCACGGCTACTACCAGTCGAGCGACGGTGTCACGTGGACCCGCATGGCCGCTCAACCCGGCAGTGGGATGACAGCGCAGATGTGCCCGACCAATCCTGGAGCTATAGGCTCATTGGCTTGCCCGGTCTTTCGCGGAGCACTCGCCGTGAACCCGTTCACTGGCGACACTTTTGCGTGGACAGTCGACGTCAACAATCAAGATCAGGGGCTTTGGCAGGATGCATGCTCGCTCTCCAATGGAATGTGCAGCAATCAGGCTGTTGCCTTTTCGCAGCGCTGGAGTACGGCGTCGCTTGAGACCAACACCAGCCTTGGATCTGCCACTATCGCTAATGGCGACTATGATCTCGTTCTTGCGGCCGTTCCCGCGCAGCAGGATACGATGCTGCTGGCCGGCGCCAACGATCTGTGGCGTTGCAGCCTGGCGATGGGCTGCACGTGGCGCAACACTACGAATGCAACCACCTGCATGAGCGCACAAGTCGCTCCGTACCAGCACGCCGTGGCCTGGAATATTTCAGACCCGGAAGAGATTTTCATCGGCAACGACAGTGGGCTCTGGCGCTCCACCGATGCCATCGGCGAGACGGGTTCAGTTTGCTCTTCTGCAGACAGTTCTCACTTTCAGAATCTCAATACAGGTATCGGTTCGCTTGCGGAAGTCGAGAGCATGTCTCAGGTCGAAAACTCGCCCTATACGATGATGGCCGGCTTTGGCGCCAACGGTACTGCCGGCGTGAAAAGCACGACCGGCCCCACGGGGGAATGGCCGCAGATACTCAGTGGCGAGGGTGGCCCTGTCGCAATTGATGGCAACGATCCTGTGCGATGGTATGTCAACAACAGCGCCGGCGTTTCGATTTACAGCTGTGCTCAAACGGGAGACTGCACTTCGGGGGATTTCGGTTCGGCACCTGTCGTCAACGATGCGGACGTAGCGGGAGACGGATACACCATGACATCGCCCGCGCCGTTTATCGTCGACCCACTTGACAGCACCCAATTGCTGATCGGCACATGCCGGCTGTGGCGTGGGCCTGTTGATGGTTCAAGCTGGACTGGGGCCAATGCGATCAGTCGCATTCTGGATGGGGTTTCGGGTCTGAGCTACTGCAGCGGAGACGCGCTCATCCGCACCGTGTCGGCGTTGCCGCTGTCTAACGGTAGTGAAGTGATCTACGCGGGAATGCATGGTGCAATGGATTGCGGCGCAACCCTGGGCGGCCATATCTTCAATGCTACTTACAGTCCAAACGGTTCTTCCATGCCTGCTTGGCAGGATCTGACACTAAACCCGGTTCTCAACGATCAGGTGCGGTTCAATTACTACGGGCTCAATGTCTCCAGCATCTTCATCGATCCTCATGATGCAACCGGTAACACCGTGTACGTCACGATCGAGGGCGCGGAGGATTCGCTTCACGCTATCCGCATTATTTACGGCACAACGGATGGTGGAGCACACTGGTCCGAGCTGACATCGAACCTGCCTCACTCGCCTGCGAACGCCGTTGTGGTTGATCCTCAGGACGCCAACACCGTCTATATCGCAACCGACGAGGGGGTTTACTCGACTCGCCAGATTGCCAGTTGCAGTGACGGCCCATCGAACTGCTGGTCCGTTTTTGGCACCGGACTTCCGTTTGCGCCCGTCGTGCAACTCAGCGCGTCGTCCCCTACAAGTCTTCCCAACGTACTCGTGGCCGGAACTTATGGACGCGGCATATGGCAGCTTCCGTTGTGGACTTCAGGAAGTCAGTTGACAACAGCATCGACGCAACCGGGCTCCGTGACTTTCGCGTCGCAGCCCGTTGGAACGACGAGCAGTGCAGAGTCGATCACGCTTACGAACACTGGTGGAATCGCGCTTGCTGTCTCTACCATAGCGGCAACAACAAATTTTGGAGAAACTGACAACTGCACGGGGCACGCAGTGAGTGCCGGCGGCAGTTGCCTGATACAGGTGGCTTTCACGCCGGGCGGTGCTGGGAATCTCACCGGTCAACTCACGATAAGCGCAAATGTGTCCGGGGGACAGATCGTAATCCCACTTTCAGGATCTGGTGCTAGCTCAGGCGTCGTCACAGCGTTGCCGGGTACGTTGAGCTTTGGTCAGGTTCAGATCGGAACGACGTCACCAGCGTTGCCGGTCACGGTCGAGAATTCGAGTAACGCATCGATTGCTGTCGCCAGCATTACGGTTGCGCCACCCTTCGTTCTGGCAGCAAATAGTTGCGGTTCCTCACTCGCGGCAAACAGCGATTGTGCACTCTCAGTGACTTTTGCGCCTACACAGGCGGGTAATGCGACTGGCACGCTGACAATCGTCGATGGCGCTGGAACGCAGACGGTGATCGTGAGCGGCACGGGCGCGAATGCAGCTAATGATGCGCTGTCGTCCACGTCGCTCAGCTTTCCGGCAACTGCTTCGGGACAGCAATCAGCCGCGCAACTTGTCACGCTCACGAACAGCGGCGATATGGCGCTGACTTCGATTGTGGTGACGTTGGGCGCTGGATTTCAGCAATCAAATACCTGCGGAACTCAACTGACGGGCAACGCAAGCTGCGCCATCGCCGTGGTGTTCGCCCCTACGACGATTGGCAACGTGAGCGGAAGCCTTAGCGTTTCCGATGCGATCCGCACGCAAACGATTTCACTTTCGGGAGTGGGTTTACAGCCGCCTGCCATCAGCGTGATTCCTGCACAATTGACGTTTCCAGCACAGCAGACCGGGCAAGCTTCCTCGCCGCTCACGTTGACGATCACCAACACGGGTGGCGCGATCATGAGCAGTGTCGGCTTTCAGATTTCGGGGCAGTCGGCGTCGAGTTTTTCGTGGGGCGCTAGTACTTGCGGTGCGACATTGAGCAGCGGAAGCAGCTGTACGGTTCAAGTCGGCTTCACTCCAGTGACAGCAGGGTCACTCACCGCTGCATTGGTGGTGACGTCCTCAACTCTGAATGTTGCTCCCGTTCAGGTACCTCTCAGCGGTGTCGGTCAGGCTGCTTCGGGAATCGTCATCAGTCCGGCGCAGATGTTCTTTACGCAGTCGACTCTGGGGCAGGCCAGTAGCACGCAGGCTGCGACGATCACGAACACCAGCACCGTGACTGCAACCGGCCTGACGTTTTCTGTGTCGTCCTCTTTCGCCCTGGTGCAGAACACCTGCGGTTCCACGCTTGCCGCCGGAACTGCATGTTCGGCCGGAGTAGTGTTTATCCCAACGGCGAACGGGGTTGTTACAGGTGCTCTCACCGTGAGTTCATCAGCATTTGTCACCGCCGCCAGCGTATCGCTCACCGGAGCTGGCGGAGCGGCCGGTTCAATGCAAGTGCAGCCAACGGCTCTCAGTTTTCCGTCGACTGGAGTTGGCAACAACAGCGCACCACTGATGGTGACACTTACGAACAATGGTTCGATGCCACTGGCCGGCGTCACGCTTGCGGCTTCGAGCCAATTCCAGATGGGATCGACGAACTGCGGCGCGTCGCTTGCGGTCGGGGCCAGTTGCACCGCGCAGGTCGAATTCGTTCCGTCGAGCGCCGGACAGCAAACGGGCAATCTCACTGTCTCCAGCGCGACTCTTGCTACGCCGGTGATGGTTTCTCTCTCCGGCATGGGGTTTGATTTTTCCTTGTCCTCAACAGGGGAATCAAGCCAGACGGTAGCGAGTGGACAGACGGCCATCTACAACCTCAACCTTGCGACCATGAGCGGGTCGAGCGGCAATTTTACGTTTGCCTGCGGTTCGTTGCCGGCAAACTCGGCGTGCACCTTCAATCCAGCCAGCGAATCGGTTTCGGGAAATTCTACGGGGAGCGCCAAGGCGCAGATTGCCACCGGCTTTTCTGCGGCGTCCTCGCGTAATGCCGGACCTTCTGCTCGCCTACCTCGCAGTTTGCTGTTCGCTTGCGGATTGTTGTTGCTGCCCTTGGCGGTCAGACGCAGATTCCGCGGCGTCTTTTTTATGACGATCCTGTTGCTGGCTCCGTTCGGAATCTCAAGCTGTGCTGGAGCAGGTGGCGGCAGTAGTGGCGCGCCTCCGATTTCGGCCAACAAGAATACTCCGGCGGGAACGTACTCCGTTGTCGTAACCGCGACAGCAAACGGGCTGTCACACAAAATCACGCTCACGTTGACCGTAGATTAG
- a CDS encoding deoxyribodipyrimidine photo-lyase has translation MSRHDNTPESLQKLADNPRILVRREGSPRQDAECVVYWMQRAMRIHENPALDVAIAAANLLGLPIVVFFSVIPNYPNANLRHYHFLQQGLRDVEEDAKERGVAFVLRRHPDNSLEEFLEEVHAAMLIGDENPCREPERWRKVLARRLKLPYWTVDADVVVPSAVFGRDYFLLQHMRPHLKEALPKFLVTTKNSKPQYGWTKPKSLHSESLAHDITAGFKDLDRTIKPVDTFTGGTHAALAHLRDFISHGLKDYVDKRNHPEVKGTSRLSPYLHFGNIGPITIALAVERALAEGHIEQAARDRFLDQVIAWRELSVLFVKYNDNYDNWESAEPWAHKTLVEHGGDQRPFRYSFEQLERAETHDDLWNAAQREMTENGWMHNYMRMYWAKMILEWAPDPARAYEWAVILNDRYELDGRDPNGYAGIAWAIVGKHDRPWFNRPVFGLVRPMSGASTSKKFDAKTYIDQNSGSAKLPF, from the coding sequence ATGTCCCGCCACGATAACACTCCTGAATCACTTCAAAAACTCGCCGACAACCCGCGCATCCTAGTTCGTCGCGAGGGATCACCACGGCAGGATGCAGAATGCGTCGTCTACTGGATGCAGCGCGCGATGCGCATCCACGAAAACCCTGCCCTCGATGTCGCCATCGCCGCGGCCAACTTGCTCGGACTGCCTATCGTCGTGTTTTTTTCGGTAATTCCTAACTACCCAAATGCCAACCTGCGGCACTACCACTTTCTGCAACAGGGCCTGCGCGACGTGGAAGAAGACGCAAAAGAACGGGGGGTCGCCTTTGTTCTGCGCCGGCATCCCGACAACTCTCTGGAGGAGTTTCTGGAAGAAGTGCATGCGGCGATGCTGATCGGCGACGAAAATCCCTGCCGCGAGCCGGAACGCTGGCGGAAGGTTCTTGCTCGACGGCTAAAGTTGCCTTATTGGACCGTCGATGCCGACGTGGTTGTTCCTTCCGCAGTTTTTGGACGCGACTACTTCCTGCTGCAGCACATGCGCCCACATCTCAAGGAAGCACTGCCCAAGTTTCTTGTCACAACCAAAAACTCAAAGCCTCAATATGGCTGGACGAAACCCAAATCTCTCCACAGCGAATCGCTCGCCCATGACATTACCGCTGGATTTAAAGATCTCGATCGCACCATCAAACCTGTCGATACCTTTACCGGGGGGACGCACGCCGCGCTTGCGCACCTTCGAGACTTCATCAGCCACGGGCTGAAAGATTACGTGGACAAGCGCAATCATCCCGAAGTGAAAGGCACGAGCCGTCTCTCTCCTTACCTGCACTTCGGCAACATCGGACCGATCACCATTGCGCTTGCGGTCGAAAGGGCCCTTGCTGAAGGACACATTGAGCAGGCCGCACGAGATCGATTTCTGGATCAGGTCATTGCCTGGCGGGAGCTTTCGGTGCTCTTCGTGAAGTACAACGACAATTACGACAATTGGGAATCTGCGGAGCCGTGGGCACACAAGACTCTCGTAGAGCATGGCGGCGATCAGCGTCCTTTCCGCTACTCCTTTGAGCAGCTAGAGCGCGCCGAAACGCACGACGACCTCTGGAACGCCGCCCAACGGGAGATGACCGAGAACGGCTGGATGCATAACTACATGCGTATGTACTGGGCCAAGATGATTCTCGAGTGGGCTCCCGATCCTGCACGCGCCTACGAGTGGGCCGTCATTCTCAACGACCGCTACGAACTCGACGGCCGGGATCCCAATGGCTACGCCGGCATTGCCTGGGCTATCGTCGGCAAGCACGACCGCCCCTGGTTTAATCGCCCCGTTTTCGGCCTCGTGCGGCCGATGTCCGGCGCTTCCACGTCGAAGAAATTCGACGCGAAGACCTATATCGATCAAAACAGCGGCAGCGCGAAGCTGCCTTTCTAG
- the ctaD gene encoding cytochrome c oxidase subunit I, giving the protein MSSSTIVSLPDQSLARIPRMNFISKEKGLLSWLLTGDHKRIAMLYLASITFFFFIGGALAGLIRLELLTPQSDLMATDTYNKVFTMHGIIMIFFFLVPSVPATLGNFFIPMMIGAKDLALPKINLLSWYLYMAAGILAIYSMATGGVDTGWTFTTPLSTHYLNTNVLTTGVAIFIAGFSSIFTGLNFIVTIHKMRCPGMTWFRMPLFVWAHYAASILMVLGTPVLAIAIVLVALERVFGIGVFDPTKGGDPLLFQHLFWFYSHPAVYIMILPGMGVISETISTFSRKRVFGYTAVAFSSVAIAVFGFFVWAHHMFIMGISNYSMLVFSLLTMLVAVPSAIKIFNWAFTLYKGSITFETPMLYTFGFMGLFTIGGLTGVFLGTSGTDIHLTETYFIVAHFHFVMVGGMLMAFLAGIHFWWPKMTGRMYPEKISQFAAVVTFIGFNFTFFPQFILGTLGMPRRYATYPPEFQVLNVFSTAGATILGIGYLLPLLYLTWSLRYGEIAGENPWQATGLEWQTQSPPLTENFPAIPIMDHEAYDYEWLEGQREKEVASVG; this is encoded by the coding sequence ATGAGTAGCAGCACAATCGTCAGTCTTCCCGATCAGTCATTAGCCCGGATTCCGAGGATGAATTTTATCTCCAAGGAAAAAGGTCTGTTGAGCTGGCTTCTGACCGGCGACCACAAGCGGATTGCCATGCTGTACCTGGCCTCGATCACGTTCTTTTTTTTCATAGGAGGAGCGCTCGCAGGACTGATCCGTCTTGAGCTGCTTACGCCGCAGTCTGACCTCATGGCCACGGACACCTACAACAAGGTGTTCACCATGCACGGCATTATCATGATCTTTTTCTTCCTGGTGCCGTCGGTCCCGGCCACGCTGGGAAATTTCTTTATCCCCATGATGATCGGCGCCAAAGACCTCGCACTGCCGAAGATCAACCTGCTGAGCTGGTATCTGTACATGGCGGCTGGCATCCTCGCCATCTACTCCATGGCTACCGGTGGAGTCGATACAGGGTGGACATTTACTACGCCACTTTCTACCCACTACCTCAATACCAACGTTCTCACTACCGGCGTCGCGATCTTCATTGCTGGATTCAGTTCCATTTTTACCGGCCTTAATTTCATCGTCACTATCCACAAAATGCGCTGCCCTGGGATGACCTGGTTCCGTATGCCGCTTTTTGTCTGGGCACACTACGCGGCCAGCATTCTCATGGTCCTCGGTACCCCGGTTCTTGCCATCGCGATTGTTCTGGTGGCTCTGGAGCGCGTCTTCGGCATCGGCGTTTTCGATCCGACCAAGGGCGGCGATCCGCTGCTCTTCCAGCACTTGTTCTGGTTCTACTCGCACCCTGCCGTCTACATCATGATTCTGCCAGGCATGGGCGTGATCTCCGAGACTATCTCTACCTTCAGCCGCAAGCGCGTCTTTGGATATACGGCCGTCGCCTTCTCTTCGGTAGCTATTGCGGTCTTCGGCTTCTTTGTCTGGGCCCACCACATGTTCATCATGGGTATCTCCAACTACTCCATGCTGGTGTTCTCGCTGCTTACGATGCTGGTCGCCGTGCCCTCCGCGATCAAGATCTTCAACTGGGCTTTCACTCTCTACAAAGGGTCAATCACTTTTGAAACGCCCATGCTCTACACCTTCGGCTTCATGGGGTTGTTCACCATCGGTGGATTGACTGGCGTTTTCCTCGGAACTTCGGGAACGGATATCCATCTCACCGAAACCTACTTCATCGTGGCCCACTTCCATTTCGTCATGGTGGGCGGCATGTTGATGGCGTTCCTTGCCGGCATCCATTTCTGGTGGCCCAAGATGACGGGCCGTATGTATCCGGAGAAGATTTCCCAATTCGCCGCGGTCGTTACCTTCATCGGGTTCAACTTCACATTCTTCCCGCAGTTCATCCTCGGAACGCTTGGGATGCCGCGCCGTTACGCTACCTATCCGCCGGAGTTCCAGGTGCTGAACGTCTTCTCGACTGCAGGCGCAACCATCCTCGGTATCGGCTACCTGCTGCCACTTCTCTACCTCACCTGGTCGCTCCGCTACGGCGAAATCGCCGGTGAAAATCCGTGGCAGGCCACCGGGCTCGAGTGGCAGACCCAGTCGCCTCCTCTCACTGAGAATTTTCCCGCAATTCCGATCATGGATCACGAGGCCTACGACTACGAGTGGTTGGAAGGTCAGAGAGAGAAAGAGGTGGCGAGTGTCGGATAG
- the coxB gene encoding cytochrome c oxidase subunit II, which translates to MHISPVLWQFLVKWLTNFSLYPPEASKIAPQMDALYFFMVLVSLIGLTIVILLVTSFSIMYSKKRHPVAVQIEGSTMLEATWTIIPLGLFLIMFVWGALIYFRVYTPPANAMNIYVVGKQWMWKAEHPGGQHEINSLHVPTGRAVQLTLISQDVFHSFSIPAFRVKREAIPGRYTTVWFEATTPGTYHLFCTQYCGTDHSHMIGDVVVMTPDDFKKWLAGSTSGASLAQNGERLFASLSCAACHNARPDARGPSLANVYGAKLTLANGQTTTVDEAFLRDAILNPSQHVTQGYAPIMPTYQGQISEDGVIALVEFLKNLNSDYRVQQTTATTTLLPESEGTATPAGQKPAGQGMVKK; encoded by the coding sequence ATGCACATCAGTCCAGTACTCTGGCAATTTCTCGTCAAGTGGCTGACGAACTTCTCTCTGTATCCACCGGAGGCGTCGAAGATCGCCCCGCAGATGGATGCACTGTACTTCTTCATGGTCCTGGTGAGCTTGATTGGGTTGACTATCGTCATCCTTCTGGTCACCAGCTTTTCGATCATGTACAGCAAGAAGCGCCACCCTGTTGCGGTGCAGATCGAAGGCTCCACGATGCTCGAGGCAACGTGGACCATCATTCCGCTCGGCCTGTTTCTCATCATGTTTGTCTGGGGCGCGCTTATTTACTTCCGCGTCTACACGCCGCCTGCCAACGCCATGAATATCTACGTTGTCGGCAAGCAGTGGATGTGGAAAGCTGAACATCCCGGCGGCCAGCACGAAATCAATTCCCTCCATGTGCCCACGGGGCGTGCGGTGCAACTCACGCTTATCTCGCAGGACGTGTTCCACAGCTTCTCGATTCCCGCCTTCCGCGTAAAGCGTGAAGCGATTCCCGGCCGCTACACCACCGTCTGGTTTGAAGCCACCACGCCCGGCACCTATCACCTCTTCTGCACCCAGTACTGCGGCACCGACCACTCGCACATGATTGGCGATGTCGTGGTTATGACTCCTGACGATTTCAAGAAGTGGCTGGCCGGCTCCACGAGTGGTGCATCGCTTGCCCAGAATGGTGAGCGTCTTTTCGCCAGTCTCAGCTGCGCGGCTTGCCATAATGCGCGTCCGGACGCGCGCGGCCCGAGTCTCGCCAACGTCTACGGGGCCAAACTTACCCTCGCAAACGGCCAGACGACGACGGTCGACGAAGCTTTTCTGCGCGATGCGATTCTCAATCCATCGCAGCACGTAACCCAAGGGTATGCGCCCATCATGCCCACCTATCAAGGTCAGATAAGCGAAGACGGCGTGATCGCGCTGGTCGAATTTCTGAAGAACCTCAACTCTGATTACCGCGTGCAGCAGACGACCGCAACAACAACGCTGCTGCCTGAAAGTGAAGGCACGGCAACGCCCGCCGGACAAAAGCCCGCCGGGCAGGGGATGGTGAAAAAATGA
- a CDS encoding cytochrome c oxidase subunit 3 family protein: MSDSQVVVHGAAEGTHHEHLPYQRHHFETYAQQSDATNFAMWLFLLTEIMFFGGLFTAYLIYRNWYYPAFVQASHQLQIFWGTANTAVLITSSFTMAMGVWSAEMRKKGALVLCLVITFVLGIVFLGIKTIEYKEKYDKHHIPGLHYSLQSFLNPASDEEVYKEYHDKPLSLDMARHTEIYFFLYFAMTGMHALHMIIGIAILGFMIFRAQAGAYTTGHVTFVENFGLYWHFVDIIWIYLFPLLYLISRHQ; the protein is encoded by the coding sequence GTGTCGGATAGCCAGGTAGTCGTGCACGGCGCAGCCGAAGGAACTCACCACGAGCACCTTCCCTATCAGCGCCACCACTTCGAAACATACGCGCAGCAGAGCGATGCCACCAATTTCGCAATGTGGCTTTTCCTGCTGACGGAAATCATGTTCTTCGGCGGTCTGTTCACCGCTTATTTGATCTATCGGAACTGGTACTACCCAGCATTCGTCCAGGCATCGCACCAGTTACAGATCTTTTGGGGCACTGCCAACACCGCCGTCCTCATCACCTCCAGTTTCACCATGGCCATGGGCGTGTGGTCTGCAGAAATGCGGAAGAAGGGCGCGCTGGTACTTTGCCTGGTCATCACCTTTGTTCTGGGTATCGTCTTCCTTGGGATCAAGACGATCGAGTACAAGGAAAAATACGACAAACACCATATTCCGGGCTTGCACTACAGCCTGCAGTCATTCCTCAATCCCGCCTCCGATGAGGAAGTCTACAAGGAGTATCACGACAAGCCGCTTTCGCTCGACATGGCGCGCCATACGGAGATCTACTTCTTCCTTTACTTCGCTATGACCGGCATGCACGCGCTCCACATGATCATCGGTATCGCTATTCTGGGATTCATGATCTTCAGAGCGCAAGCCGGTGCGTACACCACCGGCCACGTCACTTTCGTCGAGAATTTTGGCCTTTACTGGCACTTCGTCGACATCATCTGGATCTATCTTTTCCCGCTGCTCTATCTGATCAGCAGGCATCAATAA
- the gatC gene encoding Asp-tRNA(Asn)/Glu-tRNA(Gln) amidotransferase subunit GatC — MTANVTLQDVKRVAELAHLELTPTETESMQHDLNAILDHVAQLNELDTDSVAPLAQMSELAGAGSAGSLREDVVRPSLNRTAVMSEAPETDQVFFKVPKVIER; from the coding sequence ATGACCGCGAATGTAACTCTTCAGGACGTGAAGCGCGTAGCCGAACTGGCTCACCTTGAACTGACTCCGACGGAAACCGAGAGTATGCAGCACGACCTGAACGCGATTCTGGACCATGTCGCGCAGTTGAACGAACTGGATACCGACTCGGTCGCTCCATTGGCCCAGATGAGCGAACTTGCGGGGGCTGGTTCAGCAGGCTCGCTTCGTGAGGATGTGGTGCGGCCTTCGCTGAATCGCACCGCGGTGATGTCTGAAGCGCCGGAGACGGACCAGGTCTTCTTCAAGGTTCCTAAGGTGATTGAAAGATAA